From one Mytilus edulis chromosome 1, xbMytEdul2.2, whole genome shotgun sequence genomic stretch:
- the LOC139519211 gene encoding uncharacterized protein: MAKRRTVRIDIGVFQITPCTLLSVFLFGYALHFIGFFSPFWVIEGCHEIGLFYSCSDCLTLNHTSSLRGCFIHDSLYQEVNLWFQVISLLFNTFLLVVLIVFTLWRFYVRDVVGDGTDSGNPFDYDWLHEIIAGCIFNLIYTISGLLTLIGCIILATHRVSQLSWSFGLGCAGGVYSLIMVILADIIIIQIKRGRFHLNEIVETDSDPEDDSKALAVHVQKHAQWKLSFKRDGTDYV; encoded by the exons atgGCGAAAAGACGAACTGTACGAATAGATATAGGTGTGTTCCAAATCACTCCGTGTACTTTACTTAGTGTATTTTTATTTGGATACGCATTACATTTCATAGGATTCTTTTCCCCCTTCTGGGTGATCGAAGGGTGTCACGAAATTGGACTGTTTTACAGCTGTAGTGACTGTTTGACATTGAATCATACAAGTAGTTTAAGGGGATGTTTTATTCACGATAGTCTAT ATCAGGAGGTGAATCTCTGGTTTCAGGTAATTTCACTTTTGTTCAACACATTCCTGTTGGTTGTTTTAATAGTGTTCACACTGTGGCGTTTCTATGTTCGAGATGTGGTGGGTGATGGTACAGACTCGGGGAACCCATTCGATTACGACTGGCTCCATGAAATCATTGCAGGCTGTATctttaatttaatatatacaaTTTCAG GATTACTAACTCTCATAGGATGTATTATATTAGCTACTCATCGTGTATCACAGCTGTCATGGTCTTTTGGGTTAGGATGTGCTGGAGGAGTATATTCATTAATTATG GTAATTCTGGcagatattattattattcaaataaagaGAGGTcgttttcatttaaatgaaatagtGGAAACTGACTCCGATCCAGAAGATGATTCAAAAGCTCTTGCTGTACATGTCCAGAAACATGCTCAATGGAAACTTTCATTTAAACGGGATGGTACTGACTATGTCTAG
- the LOC139511115 gene encoding cysteine protease ATG4C-like: protein MDSNSSKGIQSINLSKNRKYSAEVTSLDSWSEAIDDEEVDLKGKFERETGTGQYQKKQTKTKTESQKHINDLKNRKSLSKQSVVLNPKTLKSINNEEHVRSLDSCPDNYSNDTVQNSTKQTLDQIPSTSSNRVSGWSMSSCESDQFTSLDYSSLPVPLNLSLPLPMNRESSSFQSDIMKTQGQSSKLKSKSYQGLNKNLSAEVGSFFAGDDDESDQPRSLPPDLNRSYLWTDDVDQKEKVKNKLMSVWNNVKYGWTLKTKTAFKCDSPIFLLGTCYHIRPSDEEVRPGERKKRPPNVEMFKQDFASQIWFTYRQDFPQIPGTKMTSDCGWGCMLRSGQMMLARAFLTHFLGRDWNVFREQSREHDTYRRQVIRWFGDFPSENSPFSIHRLVEAGKSHGKQPGDWYGPSSVAFILRESMQKAIETQPLLENVVVYVAQDCTVYKKDIHEMCCARGRSTTKFGSSSDSTEIVVDTQTEEEEWKRAAIILVPVRLGGEELNPVYIPCIKSLLAQDGCIGIIGGKPKTSLYFVGWQDDKVIYLDPHYCQDAIDTRERNFPIQTFHCLSPRKISLTKMDPSCTIGFYCKTRAEFNSFVKQTEEMISPPKQKLSYPMFVFNEGNSTDANIESDSFEKEDRLLRVKHYKMDQYGRIRSGTEDTEEFVVL from the exons ATGGATTCAAATTCATCTAAAGGAATTCAGTCTATAAATTTGTCGAAAAACAGAAAGTACTCGGCTGAAGTAACATCATTAGATTCATGGAGTGAAGCAATCGATGACGAAGAAGTAGATTTAAAAGGGAAATTCGAACGTGAAACCGGTACAGGACAATATCagaaaaaacaaactaaaacgaAAACTGAGTCACAAAAACATATTAACGATTTAAAGAATCGGAAAAGTTTAAGCAAACAATCTGTGGTTTTGAACCCCAAAACATTGAAAAGCATCAATAATGAAGAACATGTAAGGAGCTTAGATTCATGTCCAGATAATTATTCCAATGACACTGTACAAAATTCAACCAAACAGACATTAGACCAAATTCCATCCACCTCATCTAATAGGGTTAGTGGTTGGTCTATGTCCTCATGTGAATCTGATCAGTTCACTTCATTAGACTATTCATCACTTCCAGTACCCCTGAACTTGTCTCTGCCATTACCAATGAACAGGGAATCTTCAAGCTTCCAAAGTGACATTATGAAGACACAAGGACAATCTTCAAAACTGAAAAGTAAATCTTATCAAGGATTAAATAAGAACTTATCTGCTGAAGTTGGTTCTTTTTTCGCTGGAGATGATGATGAATCTGATCAACCTCGATCCCTACCTCCTGATCTGAATAGAAGTTACTTGTGGACTGATGATGTGGATCagaaagaaaaagttaaaaataaactaatGTCAGTTTGGAACAACGTGAAATATG GTTGGACTTTAAAGACAAAAACAGCATTCAAATGTGACAGTCCAATTTTCTTACTGGGGACCTGTTACCATATTAGACCATCTG ACGAAGAAGTGAGGCCAGGTGAAAGAAAGAAAAGACCACCAAATGTTGAGATGTTTAAACAAGATTTTGCTAGTCAGATTTGGTTTACATACCGTCAAGATTTCCCACAGATACCAGGAACAAAGATGACATCAGACTGTGGGTGGGGATGTATGTTACGAAGTGGACAGATGATGTTAGCGAGAGCTTTCCTTACTCATTTCTTAGGAAGag ATTGGAATGTATTTCGGGAGCAGTCAAGAGAGCATGATACATACAGAAGACAAGTTATTCGTTGGTTTGGTGATTTTCCAAGTGAAAATTCACCGTTTTCAATTCATCGTCTAGTAGAAGCAGGGAAGTCACATGGTAAACAGCCAGGCGATTGGTATGGTCCTTCATCTGTGGCTTTTATACTCAG agaatCTATGCAGAAAGCAATTGAGACTCAGCCTCTACTTGAAAACGTTGTTGTGTATGTGGCACAGGATTGTACAG TATACAAAAAAGACATCCATGAGATGTGCTGTGCAAGAGGAAGATCAACAACTAAATTTGGCAGTTCTTCTGATTCAACCGAAATAGTTGTGGACACACAGACAGAGGAAGAGGAGTGGAAGAGAGCAGCAATTATTCTAGTACCAGTCCGTCTTGGAGGAGAGGAATTAAACCCTGTTTACATACCTTGTATCAAGAGTCTTCTAGCACAGGATGGGTGTATTGGTATAATTGGAGGAAAACCTAAAACATCACTTTATTTTGTAGGATGGCAAG atgacaaagttatatatttaGATCCTCACTACTGTCAAGATGCAATAGACACTAGAGAAAGAAATTTTCCAATTCAG acttttcactgtttatcaCCAAGGAAAATCTCTTTAACAAAAATGGATCCTAGCTGTACCATTGGATTTTACTGCAAGACAAGAGCTGAATTTAACAGTTTTGTAAAGCAAACAGAAGAG